One Halobacterium zhouii genomic region harbors:
- a CDS encoding NADH:flavin oxidoreductase, whose product MPSQPTVVVTDTDILFDSFDLDGLTLDNRVGLAPMTRTSATDDGHATEQMARYYASFARGDFGFLVTEGTHPDTEYSQGYPNQPGLATDAQADAWTQVTDAVHDAGAPIFAQLMHAGALSQGNRYTEETAGPSVVTPKGEQLPIYGGEGAFPTPKRMTTEEIDDAIEGFAAAAERAVDAGFDGVEVHGANGYLLDQFLTDYTNERDDEYGGSVENRIRLTTEVIEAVQARTPDEFVVGVRLSQTKVNDDEHEWGEGEQQAEVVFEAVSDAGADYVHVTEPDVTAPAFGETGPTLAAYAAEYADAPVIANGNLGDPDAAVDAIEEDDADLVAQGTAALANHDWPARVRDDDSLDAFSFEDRLLPDATLDDDEAADDIVVPADD is encoded by the coding sequence ATGCCGTCACAGCCTACCGTCGTTGTGACCGACACCGACATCCTCTTCGACTCGTTCGACCTCGACGGACTCACCCTCGACAACCGCGTCGGCCTCGCACCAATGACGCGTACGAGCGCGACCGATGACGGGCACGCGACCGAGCAGATGGCCCGCTACTACGCGAGCTTCGCCCGCGGCGACTTCGGCTTCCTCGTCACCGAGGGCACACACCCCGATACCGAGTACAGCCAGGGCTACCCGAACCAGCCCGGTCTCGCAACGGACGCGCAAGCCGACGCTTGGACGCAGGTCACCGACGCCGTCCACGACGCAGGCGCACCCATCTTCGCGCAACTCATGCACGCCGGCGCGCTCTCCCAGGGGAACCGCTACACCGAGGAGACCGCCGGGCCGTCCGTGGTCACCCCGAAGGGTGAACAGCTCCCCATCTACGGCGGTGAGGGCGCGTTCCCGACGCCGAAACGGATGACCACCGAAGAGATCGACGACGCCATCGAGGGGTTCGCGGCCGCCGCCGAGCGCGCCGTCGACGCCGGCTTCGACGGCGTCGAAGTCCACGGTGCGAACGGCTACCTCCTCGACCAGTTCCTCACCGACTACACGAACGAGCGCGACGACGAGTACGGCGGGAGCGTCGAGAACCGCATCCGCCTCACCACTGAGGTCATCGAGGCCGTTCAGGCGCGCACGCCCGACGAGTTCGTCGTCGGCGTCCGCCTCTCCCAGACGAAAGTCAACGACGACGAACACGAGTGGGGCGAAGGCGAACAACAGGCCGAGGTCGTCTTCGAGGCCGTCAGCGACGCCGGTGCCGACTACGTCCACGTCACCGAACCCGACGTCACTGCGCCTGCCTTCGGCGAGACCGGCCCGACGCTCGCTGCGTACGCCGCTGAGTACGCCGACGCGCCCGTCATCGCGAACGGTAACCTCGGCGACCCCGACGCGGCCGTCGACGCGATCGAGGAAGACGACGCCGACCTCGTCGCGCAAGGGACTGCCGCGCTCGCGAACCACGACTGGCCCGCGCGCGTCCGCGACGACGACTCCCTCGACGCGTTCTCCTTCGAGGACCGCCTCCTCCCCGACGCCACCCTCGACGACGACGAAGCCGCCGACGACATCGTCGTTCCCGCCGACGACTGA
- a CDS encoding COG1470 family protein, which yields MLSVVGGVIGFSSAAGASAATITIKATTTKTSEAPVNALAYGGQPIELEISYSGLGSGTHTLEVMEGDTFDDFIMEVTVSGDSGQKEVRIPADKLWETKESDAEVGAALYVKWGSAFSNELSLLWSRTTIYTKGYHDVGEVNEGEEVTVTFYGWSGEDSVNAYLFEDDPLRGGQDNILKEDEQIRLKQVSPENNYFEGTFTFTPSEYLAGEADDNIIEVQARPNGAEYTIEYHQPDLVRNITVIESAPPTATPTARPTTSAQEPDVDGDTVGISVNGDSFTEDETVKADVTVENTGNSQHTYFLGFGVIGPEGVVYDNNGSTGRTITLEPGEQRTVTVSWNVEVDAPSGSYSVGTSLWKESDRSELTTRLDSIRKAQVFEIASASPSVSSTIQTEPLDSTQAASNTLIAQEGVSRSTTTAQEEAGSRSTTTTPESVPGFEATTTLLSILLLIVILTRRSN from the coding sequence GTGCTCTCCGTCGTCGGTGGCGTGATTGGGTTCTCCAGCGCTGCCGGAGCGTCAGCAGCTACTATTACGATTAAGGCCACGACGACAAAAACCTCAGAAGCACCGGTAAACGCTCTTGCTTACGGCGGACAGCCTATCGAGTTGGAGATCTCGTATTCTGGATTGGGATCGGGGACGCATACGTTGGAGGTGATGGAGGGGGACACATTTGATGACTTTATCATGGAGGTCACGGTGAGTGGAGATAGTGGACAGAAGGAAGTGAGGATTCCTGCTGACAAGTTATGGGAGACGAAGGAATCTGATGCGGAAGTTGGAGCGGCACTGTACGTCAAATGGGGGAGTGCATTTTCAAACGAACTGAGTTTGCTATGGTCACGGACAACAATTTATACGAAAGGGTACCACGACGTTGGCGAGGTGAATGAAGGGGAGGAAGTCACAGTGACCTTTTATGGGTGGTCCGGTGAGGATTCTGTGAATGCCTATCTGTTCGAAGATGACCCATTGCGTGGAGGACAAGACAATATCCTAAAGGAAGACGAACAGATTCGGTTGAAGCAGGTTTCTCCGGAAAATAACTACTTCGAGGGGACGTTTACATTCACACCGAGTGAATATCTGGCGGGCGAAGCAGACGATAATATAATCGAGGTGCAGGCCCGGCCGAATGGAGCGGAGTACACAATTGAGTATCACCAACCCGATTTAGTCCGTAACATCACTGTCATCGAGAGTGCTCCCCCGACAGCAACTCCAACCGCCAGACCAACCACTTCAGCCCAAGAACCTGACGTCGACGGAGACACCGTTGGCATCTCAGTAAATGGTGATTCGTTCACGGAAGACGAGACTGTGAAGGCGGACGTGACCGTTGAAAACACGGGAAACAGCCAACACACGTACTTTCTCGGATTCGGGGTTATTGGCCCAGAGGGGGTCGTTTACGATAACAATGGGTCGACTGGACGAACTATCACGTTGGAACCCGGAGAGCAACGAACAGTTACGGTGAGTTGGAATGTGGAAGTGGATGCACCGTCGGGGAGTTACAGCGTCGGGACGAGTTTGTGGAAGGAAAGCGATCGGTCCGAGTTGACCACTCGGCTTGACTCGATACGAAAGGCCCAGGTATTCGAAATTGCGTCAGCATCCCCATCAGTCTCTTCAACGATACAGACTGAGCCATTAGATTCTACCCAGGCGGCATCAAACACTTTGATAGCCCAGGAAGGCGTCAGTCGATCCACGACTACCGCTCAAGAGGAGGCGGGCAGTCGGTCCACGACTACTACTCCAGAAAGCGTTCCCGGATTCGAGGCTACCACGACTCTTCTGAGTATCCTCCTTCTTATTGTCATCCTCACCCGGCGTTCGAATTGA